The following are from one region of the Halodesulfurarchaeum sp. HSR-GB genome:
- a CDS encoding 2,3,4,5-tetrahydropyridine-2,6-dicarboxylate N-succinyltransferase — protein MTLEADITDLKHRYDSGELTEPGTAEREVLAEFLAALEAGDIRAAEPRTDGWEAVEWVKTGILLNFSLREIEPRTYGDVTYHDVLGLRETADLGERGTRNTPNGTTIRRGAYVGSDAILMSPSFVNIGAYVGDGTLVDSANTVGSCAQIGENVKLGGNTLIGGVLEPVEDTPVVIEDDVSLGAGTRVTSGFVVGEGSVVGENTLLTPRIPVYDLVDEEIHYGELPPNRRAFTRFVESSVGEHELFSGGAYKPAVVAMDIEAETRDATQREAELRSS, from the coding sequence ATGACGCTGGAAGCCGACATCACCGACCTCAAGCATCGCTACGATTCGGGCGAGTTGACGGAACCGGGCACAGCCGAACGCGAGGTACTCGCGGAGTTCCTCGCCGCCCTCGAAGCGGGCGATATTCGCGCCGCCGAGCCCCGAACCGACGGATGGGAAGCCGTCGAGTGGGTCAAGACCGGAATTCTGCTCAACTTCTCACTCCGGGAGATCGAGCCCCGGACCTACGGCGACGTGACCTACCACGACGTGCTGGGCCTTCGGGAAACCGCTGATCTGGGCGAGCGCGGCACCCGAAACACGCCCAACGGCACCACGATCCGCCGAGGGGCCTACGTCGGCAGCGACGCGATCCTGATGAGCCCCAGTTTCGTCAACATCGGCGCGTACGTCGGCGACGGCACGCTGGTCGATTCGGCGAACACGGTCGGTTCGTGTGCCCAGATCGGCGAGAACGTCAAGCTTGGCGGAAACACCCTGATCGGCGGGGTGCTGGAACCCGTCGAGGACACGCCGGTCGTCATCGAGGACGACGTGTCCCTGGGTGCAGGCACCCGGGTGACCTCCGGGTTCGTCGTCGGCGAGGGGAGTGTCGTCGGCGAGAACACGCTACTGACGCCGCGGATTCCGGTCTACGATCTGGTCGATGAGGAGATCCACTATGGCGAGCTTCCGCCCAACCGGCGAGCCTTCACTCGCTTCGTCGAATCCAGCGTGGGGGAACACGAACTGTTCAGCGGCGGCGCGTACAAGCCCGCGGTCGTCGCCATGGACATCGAGGCCGAAACACGGGACGCAACCCAGCGCGAGGCGGAGCTTCGAAGTTCATGA
- the purH gene encoding bifunctional phosphoribosylaminoimidazolecarboxamide formyltransferase/IMP cyclohydrolase, producing the protein MPIIAGLASNRGRNLLHIQDRQPGDATLGVVVSNHADAPIIEKAENRGIDTAVVERSPGMDRREHERRILQVLSDYDLDLVALDGYMQILSETFLEAAPPTLNVHPSLLPSFPGENAHEQALAAGVAVSGCTVHLVTDAVAEDGSVIEEHVDAGPIITQEPVPVYPDDDPADLKRRVLYEGEFTAYPRAIEMIAAGQVTIDGDEVTVTEDGGAFPHRRFTSTDRVRKLRYGENPHQEAALYADPRNEAASVVDAEQRNPTGKALSYNNYNDADAALNLIREFEAPAAAVIKHTNPAGCAVGDSLSEAYEDALATDAKSAFGGIVALNRPCDEPTATAIVDSFKEAVVAPGYTADALDVLTEKDDLRVLDVGEFDGDTLGQVEKPLVGGRLVQERDLQAPQAADLETVTEREPTAAELESLLFAWQTAKHVKSNAIVLASGTETVGIGMGQASRVDAVDLATKKADRDAEGKSAAGSVMASDAFFPFPDGVELAAEAGVEAVIQPGGSVNDEAVIEAANEHDLAMVFTGTRAFRHD; encoded by the coding sequence ATGCCAATTATCGCCGGACTCGCGAGCAACCGCGGTCGAAATCTCTTGCACATCCAGGATCGACAGCCGGGGGATGCGACCCTCGGGGTCGTCGTGTCGAATCACGCCGACGCGCCGATCATCGAGAAGGCCGAAAATCGGGGGATCGACACGGCCGTCGTCGAGCGCTCCCCGGGGATGGACCGCCGGGAACACGAACGGCGAATCCTGCAGGTGCTTTCCGACTACGACCTGGATCTCGTCGCGCTCGATGGCTACATGCAAATCCTGTCCGAGACGTTCCTCGAAGCCGCGCCGCCGACGCTCAACGTTCACCCCTCGCTGTTGCCGTCCTTCCCGGGCGAGAACGCCCACGAACAGGCCCTCGCGGCGGGGGTGGCCGTTTCGGGGTGTACCGTCCATCTCGTGACCGACGCCGTCGCCGAGGATGGCTCGGTCATCGAGGAACACGTCGATGCGGGCCCGATCATCACCCAGGAGCCGGTGCCGGTCTATCCCGACGACGACCCGGCGGATCTGAAACGCCGGGTCCTCTACGAGGGCGAGTTCACGGCCTATCCCCGCGCGATCGAGATGATCGCGGCGGGACAGGTGACAATCGATGGAGACGAGGTCACGGTCACGGAGGACGGCGGGGCCTTTCCCCACCGACGATTCACCTCCACCGACCGGGTTCGGAAACTCCGATACGGGGAGAACCCCCACCAGGAGGCCGCCCTCTATGCCGATCCAAGAAACGAGGCCGCCAGCGTGGTCGACGCCGAACAGCGAAATCCGACCGGGAAGGCCCTCTCCTACAACAACTACAACGACGCCGACGCCGCCCTGAACCTGATCCGGGAGTTCGAAGCGCCGGCCGCCGCGGTCATCAAACACACCAACCCGGCCGGGTGTGCGGTCGGCGACAGCCTCAGCGAGGCCTACGAGGACGCACTGGCCACGGACGCCAAGAGCGCGTTCGGCGGGATCGTGGCCCTCAACCGACCCTGTGATGAACCAACCGCGACCGCCATCGTCGACTCGTTCAAGGAGGCCGTCGTCGCACCCGGATACACAGCCGACGCCCTCGACGTGCTGACCGAAAAAGACGACCTCCGCGTGCTCGACGTCGGCGAATTCGACGGCGACACGCTGGGACAGGTCGAGAAGCCGCTGGTCGGCGGTCGGCTGGTACAGGAGCGTGACCTCCAGGCCCCCCAGGCGGCGGATCTGGAGACGGTGACCGAACGCGAGCCAACCGCGGCCGAACTGGAGTCACTGCTGTTTGCCTGGCAGACCGCCAAACACGTCAAGTCAAACGCCATCGTCCTGGCCTCCGGCACCGAAACGGTCGGGATCGGGATGGGACAGGCGAGTCGAGTCGACGCCGTCGACCTGGCGACCAAGAAGGCCGATCGGGACGCCGAGGGCAAGTCCGCGGCAGGGAGTGTCATGGCGAGTGACGCCTTCTTCCCCTTCCCGGACGGGGTCGAACTCGCGGCCGAAGCGGGTGTCGAGGCCGTGATCCAGCCCGGTGGCTCGGTCAACGACGAGGCCGTCATCGAGGCCGCGAACGAACATGATCTGGCGATGGTGTTCACGGGTACCCGGGCCTTCCGCCACGATTGA
- the dapF gene encoding diaminopimelate epimerase codes for MNVPYRQYHGTGNAFAVVEAAALETDRAAFAQSACVELGVDGILFLELDPETEPTRVGFTLYQPDGSTAEMCGNGARVAARWAHEQTGDWKFRLETPAGDRLAEVDADETNVTVEMGEPSFEPAEIPVESEGPMIEEPFEGLTISAVNTGVPHAVAFLRSVEEVALEAMAQPIRYADEFPAGTNVTVAEYVGPSEFRQRTYERGVEDETQSCGTGAVAIAAVAVRQELAAAGEPIEVSPPGGTLTVTVPADGPATLAGPTAFEREGTVEFEAGSR; via the coding sequence ATGAACGTTCCCTACCGCCAGTACCATGGGACGGGCAACGCATTCGCAGTCGTCGAAGCCGCGGCCCTGGAAACCGACCGGGCGGCGTTCGCCCAGTCGGCCTGTGTGGAGTTGGGGGTGGACGGGATCCTCTTTCTGGAGCTCGATCCCGAAACCGAGCCCACCCGGGTCGGCTTCACGCTCTACCAGCCGGACGGCAGCACGGCCGAGATGTGTGGCAACGGGGCCAGAGTGGCCGCCCGGTGGGCCCACGAACAGACCGGGGACTGGAAGTTCCGACTCGAAACCCCAGCCGGGGACCGACTCGCGGAAGTTGATGCGGACGAGACCAACGTGACCGTCGAGATGGGCGAACCGAGCTTCGAGCCGGCCGAAATCCCCGTAGAATCGGAGGGACCGATGATCGAGGAGCCCTTCGAGGGGCTGACGATCTCGGCTGTGAACACAGGTGTGCCCCACGCGGTCGCGTTCCTCCGGTCGGTCGAGGAGGTTGCCCTTGAGGCCATGGCCCAGCCGATCCGCTACGCCGATGAGTTTCCGGCGGGCACGAACGTCACGGTTGCCGAGTACGTCGGCCCCAGCGAGTTCAGACAGCGCACCTACGAGCGGGGCGTCGAGGACGAGACCCAGTCCTGTGGGACGGGCGCGGTCGCGATCGCGGCCGTCGCCGTCAGGCAAGAGCTGGCTGCGGCCGGGGAACCGATCGAAGTGTCGCCACCAGGGGGCACGCTGACGGTGACCGTACCGGCAGACGGGCCAGCCACGCTCGCGGGCCCAACGGCCTTCGAGCGCGAGGGAACGGTCGAGTTCGAGGCGGGGAGTCGATGA
- the dapB gene encoding 4-hydroxy-tetrahydrodipicolinate reductase, which yields MSEGLRIGVTGATGRMGQAVRDAAEERGLTVAFAVNRDADPQLENVEPARRFETLLTETEPDVIIDFTGPESAVEYVTLAADAGVPIVTGTTGFDDEQRAALEAAGEETPVLLGANFARGIQALIDAVTAAVESLSEYDIELTETHHNGKRDAPSGTASLILDRIDEARGGPAARVHGREGEAPREAGEIGVHARRAGDITGEHEVLLAGNRETLSLTHRAGSRSVFAEGALDAASWLVDQEPGFYRFAAIAAKLSETDQ from the coding sequence ATGAGCGAGGGCCTCCGAATCGGGGTCACCGGCGCGACCGGCCGGATGGGCCAGGCAGTCCGGGACGCAGCCGAGGAGCGCGGGCTCACCGTCGCCTTCGCCGTGAACCGGGACGCCGACCCACAGCTGGAGAACGTGGAGCCAGCCCGGCGGTTCGAGACGCTACTCACCGAGACCGAACCCGACGTAATCATCGACTTCACGGGCCCGGAGAGTGCTGTCGAGTACGTCACCCTGGCGGCCGACGCCGGCGTCCCCATCGTGACTGGCACGACTGGGTTCGACGACGAGCAGCGGGCCGCCCTCGAAGCCGCCGGCGAGGAGACGCCGGTCCTGCTGGGCGCGAACTTCGCCCGCGGGATCCAGGCCCTGATCGACGCCGTGACGGCGGCCGTGGAGTCACTCTCGGAGTACGACATCGAACTGACCGAGACCCACCACAACGGCAAGCGCGATGCTCCCTCCGGGACCGCCTCGCTGATCCTCGACCGGATCGACGAGGCCCGGGGCGGGCCCGCAGCGCGGGTGCACGGTCGCGAGGGCGAGGCCCCGCGGGAAGCCGGCGAGATCGGCGTTCACGCTCGCCGAGCCGGCGACATCACTGGCGAACACGAGGTACTGCTCGCGGGCAACCGGGAGACCCTCTCGCTTACCCACCGGGCCGGCTCACGCTCGGTCTTCGCAGAGGGAGCCCTCGACGCCGCGAGCTGGCTTGTCGACCAGGAACCGGGATTCTACCGATTTGCAGCGATCGCAGCGAAACTGAGCGAGACCGATCAATGA
- the hemH gene encoding ferrochelatase, with the protein MDAGVVLLNFGEPAEPTREAVEPFLERIFLDNANLERFDSEAAARDRASELASRRASGLIEEYETIGGSPLDAQARDQQSAVEDELAARGFDPAVFLAMQYTDPLIDDVAAEVAAQDLDRVIVVPVYPLSGPSTNIAAVGDFESALADHDADVEFRAVTGWHRHATYTRLRVENVQSFLQAQGVDLAAPGTELLFSAHGTPTSYLEAGSRYDQYVTEYADTMAALLGPESYTLGFQNHANRDIPWTEPDIEDALESIEADRVVVEPMSFLHEQSETLHELDVELREAAETQGLEFYRVPVPHDDPRLATVLGDLIEPFLADFDPAYHQLRQCQCRDEPGTFCLNAPVE; encoded by the coding sequence ATGGACGCAGGCGTCGTGTTGCTCAACTTCGGCGAACCCGCCGAACCGACCCGAGAAGCCGTCGAACCCTTCCTCGAACGCATCTTTCTGGACAACGCCAATCTGGAGCGCTTCGACAGCGAGGCCGCGGCCCGCGATCGGGCCAGCGAACTCGCGTCCCGCCGTGCGAGCGGGCTCATCGAGGAGTACGAGACCATCGGTGGCTCCCCGCTCGACGCGCAGGCCCGGGACCAGCAGTCGGCCGTCGAGGACGAACTCGCCGCCCGGGGATTCGACCCGGCGGTATTTCTGGCGATGCAGTACACCGACCCGCTCATCGACGACGTGGCTGCCGAGGTGGCTGCCCAGGACCTCGATCGCGTGATCGTCGTCCCAGTGTATCCGCTTTCGGGCCCCTCGACCAACATCGCCGCCGTCGGGGATTTCGAATCGGCACTGGCTGACCACGACGCCGACGTGGAGTTTCGTGCCGTCACCGGCTGGCACCGTCACGCTACCTACACCCGGCTCCGGGTCGAGAACGTCCAGTCGTTCCTCCAGGCACAGGGGGTGGACCTCGCGGCCCCGGGGACCGAACTGCTCTTCTCGGCCCACGGGACCCCCACCTCGTATCTGGAGGCCGGCAGCCGCTATGACCAGTACGTCACGGAGTACGCGGACACCATGGCCGCATTGCTGGGACCGGAGTCCTACACGCTGGGCTTCCAGAACCACGCGAACCGGGACATCCCCTGGACCGAACCGGACATCGAGGACGCCCTCGAATCGATCGAGGCCGACCGGGTCGTCGTCGAGCCGATGAGTTTCCTCCACGAGCAATCCGAGACGCTTCACGAACTCGACGTCGAACTTCGCGAGGCAGCCGAAACACAGGGCCTGGAGTTCTACCGGGTGCCAGTGCCACACGACGATCCACGGCTCGCGACGGTCCTCGGGGACCTGATCGAACCGTTCCTCGCCGACTTCGACCCCGCGTACCACCAGCTTCGCCAGTGTCAGTGCCGGGACGAACCGGGAACCTTCTGCCTGAACGCGCCCGTCGAGTGA
- the purB gene encoding adenylosuccinate lyase, translated as MSNDRGPLWAVSPLDGRYADRTAPLVEYVSEAALMRARVTVEVEYTIALADLQATPVEIDPELRESMRDCYRDFDESDAELIKAIETTGARGYAATNHDVKAVEYYLREATPERVHPWLHFGLTSEDVTNLAYRILIRDAMESVLLPRLRVIREELTDFAHDHADLPMLARTHGQPATPTTFGKEMAVYAARVGQGIAAVESATDSLAGKLGGATGTFAAHAVAYPDVDWPGFAREFVTDLGLSYLQPTTQINPGDDLATLFDALARVNRVLVDLDRDAWQYVSLGYLGQEAAAGETGSSTMPHKVNPIDFENSEGNLSRANSDLGFLAETITTSRMQRDLSDSTVKRNMGVALAHSLLGYVKLEAGLAKVVPRESVMAEDLQANPAVIGEAIQTVLRREGNPDAYELVKEATRGESVTMADFEALIEDLDVDASTKETLRSLTPESYTGIAASIARDV; from the coding sequence ATGTCAAACGATCGTGGCCCGCTGTGGGCCGTTTCGCCGCTCGACGGTCGGTACGCCGACCGGACGGCCCCGCTCGTCGAGTACGTGAGCGAGGCGGCGCTCATGCGTGCCCGCGTGACCGTCGAGGTGGAGTACACTATCGCCCTCGCTGATCTCCAGGCGACCCCCGTCGAGATCGATCCCGAACTCCGGGAGTCGATGCGGGACTGCTACCGGGACTTCGATGAGTCGGACGCCGAGTTGATCAAGGCCATCGAGACGACCGGCGCCAGGGGCTATGCCGCGACCAACCACGACGTCAAGGCCGTCGAGTACTATCTGCGGGAGGCCACACCCGAACGGGTCCATCCCTGGTTGCACTTCGGCTTGACCAGCGAGGACGTCACGAACCTGGCCTACCGCATTCTGATCCGGGACGCCATGGAGTCGGTGTTACTGCCTCGACTGCGGGTGATTCGTGAGGAACTGACCGACTTTGCACACGACCACGCCGACCTCCCGATGCTCGCCCGAACCCACGGCCAGCCTGCAACGCCGACGACCTTCGGCAAGGAGATGGCGGTGTACGCCGCGCGGGTGGGCCAGGGAATCGCGGCCGTCGAATCGGCGACAGACTCGCTCGCGGGCAAACTCGGCGGGGCGACCGGGACGTTCGCGGCTCACGCCGTGGCCTATCCTGATGTCGACTGGCCGGGCTTTGCCCGCGAGTTCGTCACCGATCTGGGGCTCTCTTACCTACAGCCGACGACCCAGATCAATCCCGGCGACGACCTGGCGACGCTCTTCGACGCGCTGGCCCGAGTAAACCGGGTGCTGGTCGACCTCGACCGGGACGCCTGGCAGTACGTGAGCCTGGGCTATCTGGGCCAGGAAGCCGCGGCGGGCGAAACCGGTTCCTCGACGATGCCACACAAGGTCAACCCCATCGACTTCGAGAACAGCGAGGGCAACCTCTCGCGGGCCAACAGCGATTTGGGCTTCCTCGCGGAGACCATCACGACCTCCCGCATGCAGCGGGACCTCTCGGACTCGACGGTCAAACGGAACATGGGGGTCGCACTCGCGCATTCGCTTTTGGGCTACGTGAAACTCGAGGCCGGCCTGGCGAAGGTCGTGCCCCGCGAGTCGGTCATGGCCGAGGACCTCCAGGCCAATCCGGCGGTGATCGGCGAGGCGATCCAGACGGTCCTCCGGCGTGAAGGGAATCCGGACGCCTACGAACTGGTGAAAGAGGCCACTCGGGGCGAGTCCGTCACCATGGCGGACTTCGAGGCCCTCATCGAGGACCTTGATGTCGATGCGTCGACGAAAGAAACGCTGCGTTCACTCACGCCGGAATCGTACACCGGCATCGCCGCTTCGATCGCACGAGACGTGTGA
- a CDS encoding M20 family metallopeptidase → MSFDPIEFLETAVETPSTESVTEMRELVRETLEANGETVRIDDAGNLLADKGSGEPRIVLNTHLDTVPPHHPLERTETEIRGRGSCDAKGPLAAILAAFLRTEPETGRLTLALTPDEERESTGAAALELDADGFIVGEPTGLDVCVAARGRFQGTVHLGGRGAHAATPESGVNAISGLKDAIAGLESYDDEHGPATHPRLGAPTLTPTLVSGGEATNRIPSEATLTIDRRSVPPERAPEFFESLQTHLRSVVSEDLTVAVQPAERETPFLEGFETDADAAVSQALVAAGAGEPRTFGAATEAAYFASMAPTVVFGPGVLADEQGPVAHGEREYVPIDAVRQAGAILTDGLETLLVAE, encoded by the coding sequence ATGAGTTTCGACCCGATCGAGTTCCTCGAAACGGCCGTCGAAACCCCCTCGACCGAGTCGGTCACGGAGATGCGGGAACTGGTCCGGGAGACCCTGGAAGCCAACGGCGAAACAGTCAGGATCGACGACGCGGGGAACCTGCTGGCCGATAAAGGGAGCGGAGAGCCACGGATCGTTCTCAACACGCACCTTGACACCGTCCCGCCCCATCACCCGCTCGAACGGACCGAGACGGAGATCCGCGGCCGAGGATCCTGTGACGCGAAGGGGCCACTCGCGGCGATACTGGCAGCCTTCCTCCGGACCGAACCCGAAACCGGCCGGCTCACGCTCGCGCTCACGCCCGACGAGGAGCGGGAGTCGACCGGCGCGGCGGCACTCGAACTGGACGCCGACGGCTTCATCGTGGGCGAACCGACCGGGCTCGACGTGTGTGTGGCCGCCAGGGGCCGATTTCAGGGGACGGTCCACCTCGGTGGCCGGGGTGCTCACGCGGCCACGCCTGAATCGGGCGTGAACGCCATCTCGGGGCTCAAAGACGCGATCGCGGGCCTGGAAAGCTACGACGACGAACACGGACCCGCGACCCATCCACGGCTCGGGGCCCCCACACTGACCCCCACGCTCGTCTCGGGGGGCGAAGCCACCAACCGGATCCCGTCGGAAGCAACACTCACGATCGATCGGCGGAGCGTGCCACCCGAGAGAGCACCCGAATTCTTCGAGTCGCTCCAGACTCACCTCCGCTCGGTCGTCTCCGAGGATCTCACCGTCGCGGTCCAGCCGGCCGAGCGGGAGACCCCGTTCCTGGAAGGGTTCGAGACAGATGCCGACGCGGCGGTCAGTCAGGCGCTGGTGGCTGCCGGCGCGGGCGAACCTCGAACCTTCGGAGCTGCGACCGAGGCTGCGTACTTCGCTTCAATGGCGCCGACCGTGGTCTTCGGGCCGGGCGTGCTGGCCGACGAACAGGGACCGGTCGCCCACGGCGAGCGCGAGTACGTTCCGATCGACGCCGTCCGGCAGGCCGGAGCGATCCTCACCGACGGCCTCGAGACACTGCTCGTGGCCGAGTGA
- the lysA gene encoding diaminopimelate decarboxylase: MTGPTVRRLDDWERDPLQEIAETHGTPAYVIDLDRIRENLDRLQTAFPDARLLYAVKANAGRAVLQTLADAGVGAECASAGEVRRALEAGFDPANVQYTPVNAPARDLDAVLVGGGAPITITVDAMDTIDRLAERGFDGGVAIRIHPGTGAGHSDAVATGADAKFGIPVDRVPEAVAAGTEQGLDVVGLHAHAGSGILDDGLAAHRAVVETIASVATDLDTDLEFVDVGGGFGVPYRPDEEPLDLDAIATATREALAGVDAELRIEPGRYLVADAGVLLTRVNTVKPAGDGVLAGVDAGMTDLLRPALYDAYHPVKSLTGDQAGETETVSVVGPICESTDVLARDRRLPKPERGELYGVGFTGAYGIEMASQYNSRPRAPVIAMEDGSTKLVRRRETVEDVINSEVDR; this comes from the coding sequence ATGACTGGACCGACCGTACGCCGTCTGGACGACTGGGAGCGAGACCCACTGCAGGAGATCGCTGAAACCCACGGGACCCCCGCCTACGTCATCGACCTGGATCGAATCCGCGAGAACCTGGACCGGTTGCAGACGGCGTTTCCGGACGCCAGGCTGCTGTACGCTGTCAAGGCAAACGCCGGTCGGGCAGTGCTGCAGACACTTGCAGACGCTGGTGTCGGCGCCGAGTGTGCGTCAGCCGGGGAGGTTCGCCGTGCGCTCGAAGCCGGCTTCGACCCCGCCAACGTGCAGTACACTCCCGTCAACGCGCCAGCCAGGGACCTCGATGCCGTCCTGGTTGGCGGCGGAGCGCCGATCACCATCACCGTGGACGCGATGGACACGATCGACCGCCTCGCGGAACGTGGTTTCGACGGGGGCGTCGCGATCCGAATCCATCCAGGGACAGGTGCCGGTCACAGTGACGCGGTCGCGACCGGCGCGGACGCCAAGTTCGGGATCCCGGTCGATCGGGTCCCGGAGGCGGTCGCGGCCGGGACCGAGCAGGGACTCGACGTGGTCGGCTTGCACGCCCACGCCGGCAGCGGCATCCTGGACGACGGCCTGGCGGCCCACCGAGCGGTCGTCGAAACCATCGCGTCGGTCGCGACGGACCTCGATACCGACCTGGAGTTCGTCGACGTGGGCGGCGGGTTCGGCGTCCCGTACCGACCCGACGAAGAACCCCTCGACCTGGACGCGATCGCGACGGCGACCCGCGAGGCACTCGCGGGGGTTGACGCCGAACTTCGCATCGAGCCGGGACGGTATCTGGTCGCCGACGCCGGGGTCCTCCTGACCCGGGTCAACACCGTCAAGCCGGCCGGCGACGGCGTCCTGGCTGGCGTCGACGCGGGCATGACTGATTTGCTCCGACCGGCCCTGTACGACGCCTACCACCCGGTCAAATCACTCACCGGGGACCAGGCTGGAGAGACCGAGACAGTCTCCGTTGTCGGCCCGATCTGTGAGAGTACCGATGTGCTCGCCCGGGACCGGCGTCTCCCGAAGCCAGAGCGAGGTGAGCTGTACGGGGTCGGCTTCACCGGCGCCTACGGCATCGAGATGGCGAGCCAGTACAACAGCCGGCCGCGAGCACCCGTAATCGCCATGGAAGACGGCTCGACAAAACTCGTCAGACGCCGGGAAACCGTCGAGGACGTGATCAACTCGGAGGTGGACAGATGA
- the dapA gene encoding 4-hydroxy-tetrahydrodipicolinate synthase, translating to MTHDLTTGVYPAMTTPFLEDGSIDHDRLAANATRLEAAGVDGVVPVGSTGESATLTHQEHVDVVETVVEAVDVPVIAGAGSNATHEALVLSRGAEEAGADGLLLISPYYNKPEPAGMEAHYRAIADEVDLPQIIYNVPSRTGRNIAVETAVNLASHENIVGYKAASGDLGRVSEVARRTATEEFSVLSGDDGLTLPIISVGGTGVISVAANVEPERTVELVHSALEGDYEQAREVHRELAPLVEALFAETNPIPVKAAMEIRGHGTGRLRSPLSTISPENRRELEAVLADLAEGAE from the coding sequence ATGACACACGATCTCACGACCGGCGTTTACCCGGCAATGACGACGCCGTTTCTCGAAGACGGGAGTATCGACCACGATCGACTCGCGGCGAACGCGACCCGGCTCGAAGCAGCCGGCGTCGACGGCGTCGTACCAGTGGGCTCGACCGGCGAGAGCGCCACGCTGACCCACCAGGAACACGTCGACGTCGTCGAGACAGTCGTCGAAGCAGTCGATGTGCCCGTGATCGCCGGAGCGGGAAGTAACGCAACCCACGAGGCCCTCGTCCTCTCTCGCGGGGCGGAGGAAGCCGGTGCGGACGGGCTCCTGCTCATCTCGCCGTACTACAACAAGCCCGAACCCGCCGGAATGGAGGCCCACTACCGCGCGATCGCGGACGAGGTCGACCTGCCACAGATCATCTACAACGTCCCCTCGCGAACGGGCCGAAACATCGCCGTCGAGACGGCAGTGAACCTGGCGAGCCACGAGAACATCGTGGGCTACAAGGCCGCGAGTGGCGATCTCGGCCGAGTCAGCGAGGTCGCCCGGCGCACGGCCACCGAGGAGTTCTCGGTCCTCTCCGGTGACGACGGCCTGACCCTCCCGATCATTTCGGTCGGCGGGACTGGGGTCATCTCCGTCGCCGCGAACGTCGAACCCGAGCGCACCGTCGAACTGGTTCACAGCGCGCTCGAGGGCGACTACGAACAGGCTCGCGAGGTGCACCGGGAACTCGCCCCGCTGGTCGAGGCCCTCTTCGCCGAGACGAACCCGATCCCGGTCAAGGCCGCAATGGAGATCCGGGGGCACGGCACGGGTCGCCTTCGCTCCCCGCTCTCGACGATCAGCCCGGAGAACCGCCGTGAGCTCGAAGCGGTCCTCGCGGACCTCGCGGAGGGAGCCGAATGA